A stretch of Paenibacillus mucilaginosus 3016 DNA encodes these proteins:
- the nikA gene encoding nickel ABC transporter substrate-binding protein: MLLQSRKKHIGTLSLSAVLAAAILLAGCSSSKGAEGTAPGSGAAVPASKKVTLMYHFKSGSLDPSNDYIAVRAGIVETLAKLNENLEVQPWLASKWEVKDPVTWSLTIRDGIQFQDGTPLDAAAVKASLERSMQASKPLGGALKIASMEASGQQLTIVTREPHPSFVSELVNPYTGIISTEAEKKAGTAAFNLAPVGTGPFRVKAFTPNVGVQLEKNAKYWDGAAKLDEVEWKFNEDGNVRSMALQAKEVDIATQLPAETVTAISKDAELRVESTSSLRVHFLLFNPARDAVKDVRVRRALDLLLNRESIVGDIMLGHATAANGPFNTRLPFGSKDPVRASDPEQAKKLLAEAGYVPGAGGKLEKDGKPLTLDLITYKGRPELPLIAQLLQSDAAKAGITLNIQTVENIDTYLRQNKDWDFATYSNLSAPRGDGGYFLSSSLVPGGSLNAGGISIDKLNPILARLQATSDPKQRSEITQEAVAVVREEVPHAYAVYPNLIVGMNKRVSDWKPGAEEYYILTNKMDVK; encoded by the coding sequence TTGTTACTTCAATCGCGTAAAAAACACATCGGCACCCTAAGCCTCAGTGCGGTACTCGCCGCAGCGATCCTGCTTGCAGGCTGCTCCAGCTCTAAAGGAGCGGAGGGAACGGCTCCGGGCTCGGGGGCTGCCGTTCCCGCCTCCAAGAAAGTTACCCTGATGTATCACTTCAAAAGCGGGAGCCTCGACCCGTCGAACGATTATATTGCGGTCCGGGCGGGCATCGTCGAGACGCTCGCGAAGCTGAACGAGAATCTGGAAGTCCAGCCTTGGCTTGCTTCCAAGTGGGAAGTGAAGGATCCGGTCACCTGGAGCCTTACGATCCGCGATGGCATTCAGTTCCAGGACGGAACTCCGCTGGATGCGGCCGCCGTCAAGGCTTCCCTGGAGCGGTCCATGCAGGCGAGCAAGCCGCTCGGCGGCGCCTTGAAGATCGCCTCCATGGAGGCGTCGGGACAGCAGCTCACCATCGTGACCCGCGAGCCGCATCCGTCCTTCGTATCGGAGCTGGTCAACCCGTACACGGGGATCATCAGCACGGAGGCCGAGAAGAAGGCGGGCACGGCGGCGTTCAACCTGGCGCCGGTGGGCACCGGACCGTTCCGGGTGAAGGCATTCACGCCGAATGTCGGCGTGCAGCTCGAGAAGAACGCGAAGTATTGGGACGGTGCGGCCAAGCTCGACGAGGTGGAGTGGAAGTTCAACGAGGACGGGAACGTGCGGTCGATGGCCCTGCAGGCGAAGGAAGTCGACATTGCCACGCAGCTGCCGGCCGAAACCGTCACCGCGATCTCCAAGGATGCTGAGCTGAGGGTGGAATCGACCTCCAGCCTCCGCGTACACTTCCTGCTCTTCAATCCCGCGCGGGACGCGGTGAAGGATGTCAGGGTGCGCAGGGCGCTGGACCTCCTGCTGAACCGGGAGAGCATTGTGGGTGACATCATGCTCGGTCACGCCACGGCGGCGAACGGCCCGTTCAATACCCGTCTTCCCTTCGGGAGCAAGGACCCTGTGAGGGCTTCCGACCCGGAGCAGGCGAAGAAGCTGCTGGCGGAGGCGGGGTATGTGCCGGGTGCCGGCGGCAAGCTGGAGAAGGACGGCAAGCCCCTGACCCTCGACCTCATCACTTATAAGGGACGGCCGGAACTGCCGCTGATTGCGCAGCTGCTGCAGTCCGATGCCGCGAAGGCTGGCATCACCCTCAACATTCAGACGGTGGAGAACATCGATACATACCTGCGCCAGAACAAGGATTGGGATTTCGCCACGTACAGCAACCTCTCCGCTCCGCGGGGGGACGGAGGGTATTTCCTGTCCTCGTCCCTCGTGCCGGGGGGCTCGCTGAATGCCGGCGGGATCTCCATCGACAAGCTGAATCCGATCCTCGCCCGCCTCCAGGCGACAAGCGACCCGAAGCAGCGCAGTGAGATCACCCAGGAAGCGGTCGCGGTGGTGCGGGAGGAAGTTCCGCATGCCTACGCGGTCTACCCGAACTTGATCGTGGGCATGAACAAACGGGTCTCCGACTGGAAGCCGGGCGCGGAAGAATACTATATTCTCACGAACAAAATGGATGTGAAATAA
- a CDS encoding cytochrome P450, whose amino-acid sequence MNTGSPAKYANIIPLKELDTVQKQLYPFDFYREARTQTPVRYNEHRSAWDLFLYADVHRVLKDPAAFSSRRGMEMRTENLLVMDPPRHTQMRDLVNKAFTPKAIGALEEHIRRVTADLLDEAAGRGSMEMVHDLAAPLPVIIIAELLGVPTQDRKLFKEWSDVLVKGVDENTEAAFAKMHAERGQAAKELSLYFSGILKERLTQPQDDLISALLAAEIDGKKLSEEEVISFAILLLVAGNETTTNLITNGVRRLTEDPALQTLLQEQPELVPGFVEEVLRFYPPILAVGRVAAQDVEIGGQTIRTGDQVISWVASANRDERKFDDADAFRPDRKPNPHLAFGFGPHFCLGAPLARLEAKVAAEELLRRFRDLRLADGAELVPIPSPFVFGVKSYPVTFRTQA is encoded by the coding sequence ATGAATACCGGCTCCCCAGCAAAATATGCGAACATCATCCCTCTGAAAGAACTCGATACGGTGCAGAAGCAGCTGTATCCGTTCGACTTCTACCGCGAAGCTCGGACGCAGACCCCGGTCCGCTACAACGAGCACCGGAGCGCCTGGGACCTGTTTCTCTACGCGGACGTGCACCGGGTGCTGAAGGACCCGGCCGCCTTCTCCTCACGCCGCGGGATGGAGATGCGCACCGAGAACCTGCTCGTGATGGACCCTCCAAGGCACACGCAGATGCGCGACCTTGTCAACAAGGCGTTCACCCCCAAGGCGATCGGTGCGCTGGAGGAGCATATCCGCCGGGTTACCGCCGACCTGCTGGATGAGGCCGCCGGCCGCGGCAGCATGGAGATGGTGCACGACCTTGCGGCCCCGCTGCCGGTCATTATCATCGCCGAGCTGCTGGGAGTGCCGACGCAGGACCGGAAGCTGTTCAAGGAATGGTCCGATGTGCTCGTCAAGGGCGTCGACGAGAATACCGAGGCGGCCTTCGCGAAGATGCACGCGGAACGGGGCCAGGCCGCGAAGGAGCTCAGTCTCTATTTCTCCGGCATCCTGAAGGAGCGCCTTACGCAGCCGCAGGACGATCTGATCTCCGCGCTGCTCGCAGCCGAGATCGACGGGAAGAAGCTGTCCGAGGAGGAGGTCATCTCCTTCGCCATTCTTCTGCTCGTCGCGGGTAACGAAACGACGACCAACCTCATCACCAACGGGGTGCGCCGCCTGACCGAGGACCCGGCTCTGCAGACGCTGCTCCAGGAGCAGCCGGAGCTCGTACCGGGCTTCGTCGAGGAGGTCCTCCGCTTCTATCCGCCGATTCTCGCGGTCGGCCGCGTGGCGGCGCAGGATGTTGAGATTGGAGGACAGACCATCCGCACCGGCGACCAGGTCATCTCCTGGGTGGCCTCCGCGAACCGCGACGAGCGTAAGTTCGACGACGCGGATGCATTCCGCCCGGACCGCAAACCGAACCCGCATCTCGCGTTCGGCTTCGGACCGCACTTCTGCCTCGGCGCGCCGCTGGCCCGCTTGGAGGCGAAGGTCGCCGCGGAGGAGCTCCTCCGCCGGTTCCGGGATCTGCGGCTGGCGGACGGGGCGGAGCTCGTACCGATTCCGAGCCCCTTCGTCTTCGGGGTGAAGAGCTATCCGGTGACGTTCCGCACGCAGGCTTGA
- a CDS encoding GNAT family N-acetyltransferase → MSSMDIRRLTDCSLCDAVQALNQGFSDYVVDIRMTPAVFTKVKLSMEDIHPDHSFLAYVGGVPVGLLLNGLRTIRGEKVAWNGGTAVAPEYRRLGVARALMERTLQEYRALKVDTAQLEAISQNDKAIALYKQFGYQPVETLYVYGGETPGGLEENAAGRESGYDLIPSSPRELAHLPFYPGLVPWQMQWGSAKEGQALIAEDPGTGRPAGYVLYRHVYDEAGSLTATSILQCCTDGGRQDTPELLDTLLRSVLSAGGARRISANAVPETQPHLIKALESLGLVQKLSQVHMVCRPMDGEAEG, encoded by the coding sequence ATGAGCAGCATGGATATCAGAAGGCTGACGGATTGTTCGCTGTGCGATGCCGTTCAGGCGTTGAATCAGGGCTTCAGCGATTATGTTGTGGACATCCGCATGACCCCGGCTGTTTTTACCAAGGTCAAATTAAGCATGGAGGATATCCATCCGGACCATTCGTTCCTCGCCTATGTCGGCGGCGTGCCCGTTGGGCTCCTGCTGAACGGGCTGCGCACGATCCGGGGGGAGAAGGTCGCATGGAACGGCGGGACCGCCGTGGCGCCGGAATACCGGCGGTTGGGGGTGGCAAGGGCGCTCATGGAACGGACCCTGCAGGAATACAGAGCGCTGAAAGTCGATACGGCGCAGCTGGAGGCCATCTCGCAGAACGACAAGGCGATCGCACTGTACAAGCAGTTCGGCTACCAGCCGGTGGAGACGCTGTATGTATACGGCGGCGAGACTCCGGGCGGCTTGGAGGAGAATGCGGCTGGCCGGGAAAGCGGTTATGATCTGATTCCGTCGAGTCCGCGGGAGCTGGCGCATCTGCCGTTCTATCCGGGCCTCGTCCCGTGGCAGATGCAGTGGGGCAGCGCGAAGGAAGGGCAGGCGCTGATCGCCGAAGACCCGGGAACGGGCCGGCCGGCCGGCTATGTGCTCTACCGGCACGTCTATGACGAGGCGGGGAGCCTGACGGCGACGTCCATCCTGCAGTGCTGCACGGACGGGGGCCGGCAGGATACGCCGGAGCTCCTGGATACGCTGCTTCGCAGTGTCCTGTCCGCCGGGGGAGCCCGCCGCATCTCGGCGAATGCGGTGCCCGAGACACAGCCGCACCTGATAAAGGCGCTGGAGTCGCTGGGGCTCGTGCAGAAGCTGAGCCAGGTGCATATGGTGTGCCGGCCGATGGATGGTGAGGCCGAAGGGTAA
- a CDS encoding zinc-dependent alcohol dehydrogenase gives MKAVTYQGAKSVKVSEVPDAKLEQADDVLVRITTTAICGTDLHLYNGHLPGTPHGYVIGHEPVGIVEETGPEVTRVKKGDRVIIPATVACGGCRYCRSDLESLCDNGNPNANAFGEPGGVLGYSEKYGGFAGAQAELLRVPYGNFMPFPVPPESELSDESLLFLSDILPTAYWSVENAGVMPGDTVVVLGCGPVGLLTQKCAKLKGAARIIAVDHVPYRLEHARATNGVETFNFDETDNLEEHIKEITRGGADVVIDCVGMDGQKSVLEKVGTALKLQGGTLGPLRMAIHMVRKGGTVQLTGFYGMLYHAFPLGYMFERNITLRMGSVPLVHYMPELYHLMRTGALDPADVITHRLPLDEGERAYDLFAGKKDGAIKVLLKP, from the coding sequence ATGAAAGCTGTAACCTACCAAGGAGCCAAAAGCGTCAAAGTCAGTGAGGTGCCCGATGCGAAGCTCGAGCAAGCCGACGACGTGCTCGTGCGGATCACCACGACAGCGATCTGCGGGACGGACCTGCACCTGTATAACGGCCATCTCCCCGGAACGCCGCACGGATATGTCATAGGGCATGAACCGGTGGGCATCGTAGAGGAGACCGGGCCGGAGGTGACCCGGGTGAAAAAAGGGGACCGCGTCATTATCCCCGCCACCGTAGCCTGCGGGGGATGCCGCTACTGCCGCAGCGATCTGGAGAGCCTGTGCGACAACGGGAACCCCAATGCCAATGCGTTCGGGGAGCCGGGCGGCGTGCTCGGCTATTCGGAGAAGTACGGCGGCTTCGCCGGCGCCCAGGCCGAGCTGCTGCGGGTGCCGTACGGCAACTTCATGCCGTTCCCCGTGCCGCCGGAATCGGAGCTGAGCGACGAATCGCTCCTCTTCCTCTCGGACATCCTGCCGACCGCCTACTGGAGCGTGGAGAACGCGGGTGTGATGCCGGGAGACACCGTGGTCGTTCTCGGCTGCGGACCGGTCGGCCTGCTGACCCAGAAGTGTGCGAAGCTCAAAGGGGCGGCGCGCATCATCGCGGTCGACCACGTCCCCTACCGGCTCGAGCACGCCAGGGCGACGAACGGTGTGGAGACGTTCAACTTCGACGAGACCGACAACCTGGAGGAGCACATCAAGGAGATCACCCGGGGAGGTGCCGATGTCGTGATCGACTGTGTCGGCATGGACGGTCAAAAATCCGTGCTCGAGAAGGTCGGGACGGCGCTGAAGCTGCAGGGCGGAACACTCGGCCCCCTCCGTATGGCCATTCATATGGTGCGCAAGGGCGGGACCGTGCAGCTCACCGGGTTCTACGGCATGCTCTACCATGCGTTCCCGCTCGGTTACATGTTCGAACGCAATATCACGCTGCGGATGGGCAGCGTGCCCCTCGTCCACTACATGCCGGAGCTCTACCATCTGATGAGAACCGGAGCGCTGGACCCGGCGGACGTCATTACGCACCGTCTGCCGCTTGACGAAGGGGAGCGGGCGTATGACCTGTTTGCGGGGAAAAAGGACGGCGCGATCAAGGTGCTGCTGAAGCCTTGA
- a CDS encoding MarR family winged helix-turn-helix transcriptional regulator, with protein sequence MQPPSESVFCLLEREIAVFVRRAEAARIALLKDTPMDRSTYLLLQELSGRGPLGIKALAEALLLDISTASRQTATLEERGYVERVTDPRDARYKLLRITQRGLEQLGVMGRARAAFYAELLKEWPEEERQAFGELMAKFNRTTGEHIAKYRAAEGLIGDGERKAGESAE encoded by the coding sequence ATGCAGCCACCAAGTGAAAGCGTCTTCTGCCTGCTGGAGCGGGAAATCGCCGTGTTCGTGCGCCGGGCGGAGGCCGCCCGGATCGCCCTGCTCAAGGATACTCCGATGGACCGTTCCACCTACCTGCTGCTGCAGGAGCTGAGCGGCAGAGGGCCGCTCGGGATCAAAGCCCTGGCGGAGGCGCTCCTGCTCGACATTTCGACGGCCAGCCGGCAGACGGCGACCCTCGAGGAGAGGGGCTATGTCGAGCGCGTCACCGACCCGCGGGACGCGCGTTACAAGCTGCTGCGCATTACGCAGCGGGGCCTTGAGCAGCTTGGCGTGATGGGCCGGGCGCGCGCGGCTTTCTATGCCGAGCTCCTGAAGGAATGGCCGGAGGAAGAGCGTCAGGCGTTCGGCGAGCTTATGGCGAAGTTCAACCGGACGACCGGGGAGCATATCGCCAAGTACCGGGCAGCCGAAGGGTTGATCGGGGACGGGGAGCGCAAGGCGGGAGAGTCTGCGGAATAA
- a CDS encoding GNAT family N-acetyltransferase, giving the protein MSVPFTLETISSLDPGTREGLVDLLIAVVDGGASVGFVPPLQREEAGGYWDSALGPGVHLWVARAGGRIAGTVQLQLAGKANAVHRAEIAKLMVHPDYRRHGMARILMQEAERKAAELGRELLVLDTREGDPSNDLYRSLGWTEAGRIPQYAISADGRRDATVYYYKLLAGGGTGA; this is encoded by the coding sequence ATGTCAGTCCCCTTTACACTCGAAACGATCTCTTCGCTGGACCCGGGTACCCGGGAGGGCCTCGTCGACCTGCTGATCGCCGTAGTGGACGGCGGCGCTTCGGTCGGGTTCGTGCCGCCGCTGCAGCGGGAGGAAGCAGGCGGCTACTGGGACAGCGCGCTTGGGCCCGGTGTCCATCTGTGGGTGGCCCGGGCCGGCGGCCGGATCGCGGGTACGGTGCAGCTGCAGCTGGCCGGGAAGGCCAACGCGGTGCACCGCGCCGAGATTGCCAAGCTCATGGTGCACCCCGATTACCGGCGCCATGGAATGGCCCGCATTCTCATGCAGGAAGCGGAGCGGAAGGCGGCGGAGCTCGGACGGGAGCTGCTCGTTCTCGACACCCGGGAGGGAGACCCCTCCAATGACCTCTACCGTTCCCTCGGCTGGACCGAAGCCGGGCGCATCCCGCAGTATGCGATCTCGGCGGACGGGAGGCGGGATGCGACCGTGTATTACTATAAGCTGCTGGCGGGCGGTGGAACCGGGGCTTGA
- a CDS encoding RICIN domain-containing protein, which yields MSRSIPKLAMAALLAASVSASAAPAAEAAPTDPWNLVWSDEFSGANGSAPDAAKWSYDIGTGINGGWGNNERQYYTDSRKNSYIQDGRLVIKALAESYGGRNYTSARLVTRNKGDWTYGRMVVRAKLPAGNPTQLQGIWPAIWMLPTDNVYGTWPVSGEIDIMEMVGRESTSASSQKVWGTLHFGNPWKYINSSYTITNNSTNGGFHEYAVEWDPDQIRWYVDSQLFQTRSASEWYSSGAPSPAPFNQRFHLLLNLAVGGDWPGDPAASTVLPQTMEVDYVRVYQRPASSGVVSGANYKLINVNSGKALDVYSAGTANGTNVDVWTDNGTGAQQWQALSNGDGTFRLVNLNSGKALDVAGAVTADGTNVAIWEVNGSAAQKWQFVANADGTYKLINPNSGKALDVAGAGTGDGTNVQIAWDNGSAAQKWRLVRL from the coding sequence ATGTCCCGTTCCATCCCGAAGCTTGCAATGGCCGCCCTGCTCGCCGCATCCGTGTCCGCTTCCGCCGCACCTGCGGCCGAAGCCGCCCCCACCGATCCCTGGAATCTCGTATGGAGCGATGAATTCAGCGGAGCGAACGGCTCCGCCCCCGACGCCGCCAAGTGGTCCTATGACATCGGCACCGGCATTAACGGCGGCTGGGGCAACAATGAACGCCAGTATTATACCGACTCCCGCAAAAACTCCTACATCCAGGACGGCCGGCTCGTCATCAAAGCGCTGGCCGAATCCTACGGCGGCCGCAATTATACCTCTGCGCGCCTCGTGACAAGGAACAAGGGAGACTGGACCTATGGGCGGATGGTCGTCCGCGCGAAGCTTCCGGCGGGGAACCCTACGCAGCTGCAGGGCATCTGGCCGGCGATCTGGATGCTGCCGACCGACAATGTGTACGGCACATGGCCGGTCAGCGGCGAGATTGACATTATGGAGATGGTCGGCCGCGAATCGACCTCGGCCTCCTCGCAGAAGGTATGGGGCACCCTGCACTTCGGCAACCCGTGGAAGTACATCAACAGCTCCTATACCATCACCAACAACAGCACCAACGGGGGCTTTCATGAATACGCGGTGGAGTGGGACCCCGACCAGATCCGCTGGTATGTCGACAGCCAGCTCTTCCAGACCCGCTCCGCCTCCGAATGGTACAGCTCCGGCGCCCCCTCGCCCGCCCCGTTCAACCAGCGCTTCCACCTGCTGCTGAACCTCGCGGTCGGCGGAGACTGGCCGGGCGACCCGGCCGCCTCCACCGTTCTGCCGCAGACGATGGAAGTCGACTATGTGCGGGTGTACCAGCGGCCGGCGTCCTCTGGCGTCGTCTCCGGTGCGAACTACAAGCTGATCAACGTGAACAGCGGCAAAGCCCTCGACGTCTACTCTGCGGGAACCGCCAACGGCACGAACGTCGACGTATGGACCGACAACGGCACGGGAGCCCAGCAGTGGCAGGCGCTGAGCAACGGCGACGGCACGTTCCGGCTCGTGAATCTGAACAGCGGCAAGGCGCTGGATGTCGCGGGTGCGGTTACGGCGGACGGGACCAACGTGGCGATCTGGGAGGTCAACGGGTCCGCTGCCCAGAAGTGGCAGTTCGTCGCGAATGCGGACGGCACGTACAAGCTCATCAACCCGAACAGCGGCAAGGCGCTGGATGTGGCGGGAGCCGGCACCGGCGACGGGACGAACGTGCAGATCGCCTGGGATAACGGCTCCGCCGCCCAGAAGTGGCGCCTTGTCCGGCTCTAA
- a CDS encoding NAD(P)/FAD-dependent oxidoreductase, producing the protein MDSMAKDSIYDVIIVGARVAGSSLAYELSKKGMRVLLLEKGMFPSDTLSTHNFFNNAVAGLREMGVLDRLLESGAPLYKRAHVQFEDAVIDGDYPVVNGEANCLCVRRTHLDQTLFEHAASQVGVTALLGFRVTGVVTENGAVCGVTGSHKDGRTETFRGRLVVGADGRRSAVREMVKSERKICVPTEFASFVGYFEDYRQEGETCVEFYKQGDKLAIVFPTSDGLAVVGLMYPLEDQAWTDRFTKDAETAFIELAGEAFPQLSFPQRLAQARLHGSVKGLLGYDNDWWDGMGPGWALLGDAMSFKDPAVGQGMYDAMTGSRVLADILASHPDWPSSWDRMREAYNGTMEAKTITRFGMACLYTKNMPFTPEQTAVNHLIGAHPEAARAFLGMYNYANEPHDLERLIGELLQGQGA; encoded by the coding sequence ATGGACAGCATGGCAAAGGACAGCATATACGACGTGATTATCGTGGGGGCGCGGGTGGCCGGGTCTTCCCTGGCCTATGAGCTGTCGAAGAAGGGCATGCGGGTGCTGCTGCTGGAGAAAGGCATGTTTCCGAGCGATACGCTCTCAACACATAATTTCTTTAACAACGCCGTGGCGGGACTGCGGGAGATGGGCGTGCTGGACCGGCTGCTGGAGAGCGGGGCTCCCTTATACAAAAGAGCCCATGTGCAGTTCGAGGACGCGGTCATCGACGGCGATTATCCGGTCGTGAACGGGGAAGCGAACTGCCTCTGTGTCCGCCGCACCCATCTGGATCAAACGCTCTTCGAGCATGCGGCTTCGCAGGTGGGGGTCACGGCCCTGCTGGGCTTCCGCGTTACGGGTGTCGTAACCGAGAACGGTGCGGTGTGCGGGGTCACCGGCAGCCACAAGGACGGCCGTACGGAGACCTTCCGGGGCCGGCTGGTCGTCGGGGCCGACGGCAGGCGCTCCGCCGTGCGCGAGATGGTGAAGAGCGAGCGGAAGATCTGCGTGCCGACGGAGTTCGCTTCGTTCGTCGGTTATTTTGAAGACTACCGGCAGGAGGGGGAGACGTGCGTCGAGTTCTACAAGCAGGGCGACAAGCTGGCGATCGTCTTCCCGACCAGTGACGGACTGGCCGTTGTCGGGCTGATGTATCCGCTGGAGGACCAGGCCTGGACGGACCGCTTTACGAAGGATGCCGAGACGGCCTTCATCGAACTGGCCGGCGAGGCGTTCCCTCAGCTGAGCTTCCCGCAGCGCCTGGCGCAGGCGCGCTTACACGGCAGCGTGAAGGGGCTTCTCGGCTACGATAATGACTGGTGGGACGGAATGGGACCGGGCTGGGCGCTGCTCGGCGATGCGATGTCGTTCAAGGATCCGGCCGTCGGCCAAGGGATGTACGACGCGATGACCGGCAGCCGGGTGCTGGCGGACATTCTGGCTTCGCATCCGGATTGGCCGTCCTCCTGGGACCGCATGCGGGAGGCGTACAACGGCACGATGGAGGCCAAGACGATCACGCGCTTCGGCATGGCTTGCCTCTACACGAAGAACATGCCGTTCACCCCCGAGCAGACGGCGGTCAACCATCTGATCGGCGCCCATCCCGAAGCGGCGAGGGCATTCCTCGGCATGTACAACTATGCGAACGAGCCTCATGATCTCGAGCGGCTGATAGGGGAGCTGCTGCAGGGACAGGGGGCGTGA
- a CDS encoding spore coat protein, giving the protein MAKPNAGYPAHLAWHETLELHELVAFQSAQLVSFKKKLPTLQDPGLRALYTEAVASLTKNLTELLAFYPKAPSAHRDSKGDVELPDVESAQLLGIMKTAVRNYAIAITETATPQLRDTFVRHLNAAIALHAKVFAFMYERGYYPAYNLDQLLAGDVKNATRAIQL; this is encoded by the coding sequence ATGGCAAAACCGAACGCAGGGTACCCGGCTCACCTGGCCTGGCATGAGACGCTCGAGCTTCATGAGCTTGTAGCTTTTCAGAGCGCCCAATTGGTTTCGTTCAAGAAGAAGCTGCCGACCCTGCAGGACCCCGGGCTGCGGGCCCTCTACACCGAAGCGGTCGCCAGCCTGACGAAGAACCTGACCGAGCTGCTCGCCTTCTATCCCAAAGCGCCGTCCGCCCACCGGGACAGCAAGGGCGACGTGGAGCTGCCGGATGTGGAGTCGGCCCAGCTGCTCGGCATCATGAAGACGGCGGTGCGCAACTACGCCATTGCCATAACGGAGACGGCGACGCCCCAGCTGCGCGATACGTTCGTGAGGCACCTGAATGCGGCGATCGCCCTGCATGCCAAGGTCTTCGCCTTCATGTACGAACGCGGCTACTACCCGGCCTACAACCTCGACCAGCTGCTGGCCGGCGACGTGAAGAACGCCACACGCGCCATACAGCTGTAA
- the thiM gene encoding hydroxyethylthiazole kinase, translating to MDMERIGSVLEQVRAKSPLVHNITNVVVTNFTANGLLALGASPVMAYAAEEVADMARIAGALVLNMGTLDESVVASMRLAGRSARAHGVPVVFDPVGAGATPYRTETARSLVQDPGVSILRGNAAEVANVIGIPWDIKGVDSAGGSGEQLASLVVQASRTLGCVTVVTGPEDWVSDGERTYRISGGTPLLTKVTGTGCLLTSVIGAFAAVEPDGVLAAVSALAFYSAAAERAVALSGADRPGRFQSELLDQLHLTGSGDLQPLGGEPRVTAW from the coding sequence ATGGATATGGAGAGAATCGGCAGCGTATTGGAACAGGTGAGGGCGAAGAGCCCGCTGGTTCACAATATTACGAATGTCGTGGTTACGAATTTTACGGCCAACGGGCTGCTTGCCCTCGGCGCCTCGCCGGTCATGGCTTACGCGGCGGAAGAAGTCGCGGATATGGCGCGGATCGCCGGGGCCCTCGTGCTGAATATGGGGACGCTCGATGAGTCGGTTGTGGCTTCCATGCGGCTGGCCGGCCGCTCCGCCCGTGCCCATGGCGTCCCGGTCGTGTTCGACCCGGTCGGCGCGGGAGCCACGCCTTACCGGACGGAGACCGCCCGCAGCCTCGTACAGGATCCGGGCGTGTCGATCCTCCGGGGCAATGCGGCGGAAGTCGCCAACGTGATCGGCATCCCGTGGGATATCAAGGGCGTCGACTCTGCCGGGGGCAGCGGCGAGCAGCTTGCGTCGCTGGTCGTGCAGGCCTCCCGCACCCTCGGCTGCGTCACGGTCGTGACCGGACCCGAGGACTGGGTCAGCGACGGGGAGCGGACGTACCGGATCAGCGGGGGGACCCCGCTGCTGACGAAGGTCACCGGCACCGGCTGCCTGCTCACGTCGGTCATCGGGGCCTTCGCCGCCGTGGAGCCTGACGGGGTGCTGGCGGCCGTATCGGCACTGGCCTTCTATTCGGCGGCAGCCGAAAGGGCGGTTGCCCTCTCGGGCGCGGACCGTCCGGGCCGGTTCCAGAGCGAGCTGCTGGATCAGCTGCATCTGACGGGCAGCGGCGACCTGCAGCCGCTCGGCGGGGAGCCGAGGGTCACCGCCTGGTAA